The Gadus macrocephalus chromosome 1, ASM3116895v1 DNA window ttagaAAACATTATGGTTCTCTCTCATGCACCCAGACAGTACTGAAGGGCCAgttatcggtgtgtgtgttactgttgACGTTGTGTGTCATCCCAAGCCACCTGCCCAGCCTCTACAGGAGACTAGATTTGATTAGCTCCTATGACCTCACCAACTGATATCTATTTTGCATGCTCATAAAACAATCGCTGTCCAAAGTGTACGAACACTTTCAGTTCTGCCAGCTTATCTGCTGTAGCAGCAGTTGATTGTCtcgaaacagtgtgtgtgtgtggtgtgtgtgtgtgtgtgtgtgtgtgtgtgtgtgtgtgtgtgtgtgtgtgtgtgtgtgtgtgtgtgtgtgtgtgtgtgtgtgtgtgtgtgtgtgtgtgctgcgtgcgtgtgtgtgtgtgtgtgtgtgtgtgtgtgtgtgtgtgtgtgtgcgtgcgtgtgtgtgtgtgagtttggtgggtgtgtgtgggtgtgtgtgtgggtgtgtgtgtgtgtgtgtgtgtgtgtgtgtgtgtgtgtgtgtgtgtgagagtgtgtgggtgtgtgtgtgtgtgtgtgcgtgcgtgtgtgtgtgtgagtttgtgtgtgagagtgtgtgggtgtgtgtgggtgtgtgtgtgggtgtgtgtcactgtgtctgtAGGCCATTACATTTAAGGACAACAGGTGAGTTGCAGTACGAAATGAAAATTTTttccacaacacacaacaacacctcTACTAGcccaaacacaaacgcacacacacaaataaacacccTCACACATATTTGAATGCACAAATGCTTGATACATCCCCTGCACTTAAACAAAGGGTGATGAACACTGACAAGCAATTTGTTCCTTCTATTCATGCCCTGTCTTGCCTTTAAGCCCAACTGATCCCCATGAAGAATCAATAAAACCAGGATAGCTTAATACATTCCCCCTGAACAAATACAGTCTACGTACAGTCTTCTACAGAAATTGGTGGGGTTGCATTGGACAGAGCTGGGTCAGAGTCCGTCGAAAGGGTGCGGCTGCACacaacagagcaaacacaaaACTACAATCTGAGACATGAGAAAGATACTCCCTTCCCAGGTAAACAATGATGTAAATTGTAAAGGCCAGATACACAAAAGACCTGTTTCTGGATTCAGCTCCAGAACCAGAAGAATTGAGCATTTATGAAGATATATAGTGTATATCAACCATCAGCATATCAACCATCCCATCCCCCACACTTATGATACAATCCTAAgtcaataatgaatgaatggcaaTAGTGTTTGATGATACTTTGTAACCGTACATGGTCAggtgctcgctctctctctctctctctctctctctctctctctctctctctctctctctctctctctctctctctctctctctctctctccctctctctctctctctcttctctctctctctctctctctctctctctcctctctctctctctctctctctctctctctctctctctctcctctctctctctctctctctctctctctctctctctcaggtagaCTGCCTTGTGGTCACATGACGCGTTACAGGGTAAAGGTGATTTCTTCCTGCGGCACTAAGCAGTCTCCGAGTACTGCGCTCCTGTGCCAGTTACCTCTCCTAGCGCAGTCAATACGCGACACTTTCGCCGCTTCTTCCTGTCTCTTTGGACTTTTACGAACTTATCGACAAAAGATGTCTCTCAGTCGAAAAAACTGAAGGCTTTGTCTAGGTAAGCGTTCATCTGTCCAGAGACATTTAGCCTGTTCCACCGGTTACTTCAATGATTTGGGAGTTTGGCTGAGGTTTTGGTTCATGAATGCCAAATAAAATGTTTTGGGAAATTAATTCTATTGAAATTATGTTAGTGACAGCTTGTCATATCTTGTAACTCGGTGACTCAAATAATCGGAAATACGCTCGGGGCGCAATCGcagttttgttttcattattttCCTAACTAAAGAAGAGACTATAATACAAAAAGGTAGCATAGTGACGTAAAACATGCAGAATGCATGCTTCACTCCAACACGTTTTGACAGGGGACATTTTATAACTAGTCTAGCAGGTTCAGTTTAACTGTAACGCTTTGCCGTTAGGCCTATTGGAAGTTATCTTCCAGCGTTCTGGTTTGGTTGTTGATGTGACAACACGTTGCTGAATGGCGATATGCCTTTTTGTATATTCTCTTTTCAGTTCAGATAATTGTCCCCATTGTCAATGTTGTATTGGCGTGTGCTGTTTTTCCGTAGTATAACATGCTTGCTTTTACAGTCTAACGCGCCAGTGGACGttggaagatgaagaggaggttgaaagagagagaaggaggagggtgaggggttcGAGCAGCACAGCTGACCCTGACTCACCCGGCGCCGATAGCCCGTCCAGAGACGCGCCCATCTACTGCAGCCCTCCTGTCGGGGCGGCTCCCGAGAAGGCCCAGAACAGCaggtagctgctgctgctgtcatgACCAATGATAGCGAGACATGTTGGACTGGAGATTGTGTTtggattgtctgtgtgtgtgtgtgtgtgtgtgtgtgtgtgtgtgtgtgtgtgtgtgtgtgtgtgtgtgtgtgtgtgtgtgtgtgtgtgtgtgtgtgtgtgtgtgtgtgtgtgtgtgtatgtgtgtgtgtgtgtgtgtgtgtgtgtgtgtgtgtgtgtatatgtgtgtgtgtgtgtgtgtgggtttgtgtttgtgtttgtgtaaaggTGATGTCATCTAGGGACATTGTATGTCAAAGTCATTGTAGGCCTATTTCAAAGTCTTCGTTTTGTTTCACACACCTACTTGACTctttcatttcattcattttttcttcctctctctctctctctctctctctctctctctctctctctctctctctctctctctctctctctctctctctctctcttaccccatCTCTCCTGGCTCCCTACTTCATCTCATCATCTCCGTCGTGGTATTTAAGCAGAGCATGTTTTGCCCTGAAGGACTTTGCTCAACCCTTGCCGACCACAGTCTAAAACGTGACACCGTTCAGAGTGGTGCATGTGAGCTAAAGCCAAACACACAAGGCAGCCGAAACGCTCTTCAAAAAGAGTCTGGAGAATCGCTGTAAGCCTGGAGGAGAAACACGATCATGCCTGTatatattttcttcttctttcttcttcgtCCGTTTATCATACATGTCATTCAAATACCTGTGAGTGTCATCtttgatgggtgtgtgtgtttggcacattgtgtgacaatgtgtgcgtttgtgtgaacTCCTCTGTGTTAGGATATATTTTTCACATCATAGACAGAAGTAAGCAACACTTTATGCTTAAATGCTCCGCGTATGCTTGTGTCCATCTGtgtgatgtgtgggtgtgtttgattctttgtgtgtttgtgtgattgtgtgtttgtgtgcacgcctgcacgtatgtgtgtgtgtgtgtgtgtgtgtgtgtgtgtgtgtttatgtgtgtgtgtctgtgccgtccgtgtttgtttgtgtgggtgcctgtgtgtgtgtgtgagcgtgtgtgtgcctgagtgtgtgggcctttgtgtatgtatgtgtgtttgtgtgtgtgtatctatgtttatgtgtgtgtgtgtgtgcctgtgtatctgtgtgtgtgcctgtgcatgtgtgtgtatgtgtgaatgtgtgtgtgtctgtgtgcctatgtgtgtgtctttgtgtatgcatgtgtttgtctgcgtctgtatgtatttttgtgtgtttgtgtgtgtctgtatgtatttttgtgtgtttgtttgtgtttgtgtgtgtgtgtgtgtgtgtgtatgtatctttgtgtgtgtgtgtgtaatgtatctttgtgtgcctgtatgtgtgtgtgcctgtgtgtgcgcacgtgcccgtgcctgtgtgtgtgtatgtgtccgtgtgcctgtgcgtgtgtgtgctcagtgCTGAGCCGGGGAGCGAGGACTTTGTGGAGATGCTGCAGGTGCGGGGACGAGAGGCGGCGGATGAGACACGTGGAGACGCTGAGGAGGCAGAGGGccgaggaggacggggaggaggtggagggggccggggggagggccagggtggagctgctgggcgactcggaggaggaggagggtgacggAGCGACGAAGGGAGGGAGGCTGGCGGCCGTGACGCTGGCCGCCACCAAAGTGTCCCGCGTTGCTCCGCCAGTCAGCCTCCGCAGCAACGGGACCAGAGGCAGCACCACGAGTGGGACCCCCAACAGACAGGTGAGTAACACACTCactggttacacacacacacacacacacacacacacacacacacacacacacgcacacacacgcacacacacacatccatacacacacacacacacacacacacacacacacacacgcacgcacagcacgcacacacacacacacacacacacacacacacatgcacacacacacacgcacacgcacacgcacacacacacacgcacccacacacatactcgTTATATACAGTCATATAGTCCCATAGTCATAACTTCCCCTGGGAATTTCCTTTGAATTTTATCAATAACAATGGTTCTACTTTACTTatcttaactctctctctctctctctctctctctctctctctctctctctcactctctctctctctctctctctctctctctctctctctctctctctctctctctctctctctctcactctctctctctctctctctctctctctctctctctctctctctctctcctctctctctctctctctctctctctctctctctctctctctctctctctctcacaccctctctctctctttcactctttacTCAGTGTTTGGCTCCTAATTGAAGCAGTTTGACCATACAACCTGCTATCACATGACAAACAACGCTCAGGTTTTCACTGAGAGAACGCTGCTGAGACTCAGGGAAGACACAGAGGGATGAGGCAGTTAATTTACCACGCAACATTAATGCTTCACCTCCTTATAACCGTCCGTTAACACAGTGGTTACCCCACGCAGAGTGTGTCCTGTTAATCATTGTCCTGCATGGGCCCAACACAGTATAGTTCCATTCCTCAGGCTGTGTGAGTCACCTTACATGTTACCCAACACTCATGGACTTGGAGAACGTTCAGACAAATTCAACACACATAGATCTACcgaccaaacacacgcacacacaggcatgcacgcgTCTGCACACAttgccacgcacacacaggtgacacacacacacttatggaaacacatacacacacacatagttgcatgcacacacacacacacacacacacacacacacacacacacacacacacacacacacacacacacacacacacacacacacacacacacacacacacacacacacacactcacacatgcacaaacacgcacatacacacacacacacgcaacatttGCATCATCAAAGAATCTTTATTGCAAGATATCAGACTCTTATTAAATGCTGTTACTTTATTGTATGTCATTCAGTTCTTTATGATTCCCTCGTAAAACACATCTAAAGGCAAGTTTTATTTAAATACAATTTGAAAGACGATTTAGAATGAAGATTTAGTTTAACCATGCTCGGTAATACACACAGAACCTGGTCTTTAGGAAAACTTCaaaataagtatatatatttttactatgAAAATATATTTAGTTACCAGGCTTGTTGTTAGAGCCTTAAGGAGGTTTTATTGATATCATTGGGATCATTACTATTCTTAAACCAGTACATTTCAATTTACCTTGCTACATTCAGTACTGTGCACTAAAAGGACTTTCAGGTGATATACACTTtgttaataaataatgtttGATTCTATTTACAATATAAGGGAACATTTAGGCCTAGCTCAAAAATGCGTATTTCacatgcattttttaaggtgtATATACCAAGGTTAAGAGTACTTTTGATAATTAGTTTTGATAAGTATATTTGAGTTTGTGAGTATTGCTTACTTGAGTCTGAGGTTTATGTTGGGTCATTTTTCCAGCATGGGAACGGAGACTCAACCAGAAAAGTTCCTGATGAaaatccctcctctccctcttcacaCAAGTTTGTCAGGTGAGAAGAAATAAACAATAGGTAAAAAAATTACATATTAATGAACATTTAAATATGAAAAAATGATAATTTTTTGACATTTAGTTTAAACTTTTTGATTGCAAAATGCAAATTCCCATACCAGAAAGCAAATTTTAGCTATTCttaacactacactacactacttTGACTTTCAGATACAGTTAATGAGAAATATTTAAGTTTCTTGATGcgtaaaataactaaatatcCTGTAGAAATGTAAGCCCCACTTAAAATGTCTGGTAAGCAAACCTGTGAATGCGCTGTAAGGTTATAAAAGTACAAGGTTAAAGACAATTCAATTAAATCAATAAAAGATTCATTTGAATTGTCAAATGAGTTGGCATTAATCTGTTTTGCTAAATAGTGCAATAAGAAATTATTTAATATGGCCTGGCAAAAGAAAATATTAGAAAGGCATGGCATTATCTAATGGAAAGCAGGCCAGAAGTCATAGCTGCTCAAATACTGCTGGCTAGGGCGGGATTAACGCAAACATTACCTGCTAGGTTGCAGGATAGGTTTTAACTGGCATTGGTTAATACCACAATAATACAACAACCATGAATGGGATCTGATTATGACAATTATTGATATTTGAAAGTTTCCATTACAGCCCCCTCATATGGTGTTGAAGTCATGGATGTCTTAGAACACTGCACTGAAGCTGGACATACTTTTCTCCCCCTCTAGTTCGGTTTGCATCTCCCTCGACAGCTGCACCTCCCCCACCGAGAAGAGCCCGCGCCCGGCCGCCTTCGGGCCCACACCTCCTGCGTCTCCCGGCCAGCCCTGGGGCTCTCCCTGCCACAGCCCCTCTCCAAGAGGACCCCAGAGCCCCATACACAACGGGTTCACTGCCGAGGTAGACGGATGACTCACTCAGTGGGGTCAAATGGGGCTAGATATTCAAATTTCTGATGGTATCAGACACCGTTTCGACTTTTATAATGCATGTAAACATCTTAGTCCGACCTACATCAGACCAAAATCAAACCATAACGGACATCTCATAATCGGATAAGAACACCTAGATAATACTGACCCCACTCACTAACAATGGCCAAGTCATACACATATGCGAAGATCTGCGTCGCTGCATGTTTGTGCCGACAATCTTCGACTTCCCAGCGCTTAGCAATGCATCACTCGTCGTCTCTCAAGAGAACAGCGTCAAGTGATGCTGTTCGCTCGATCAATCAGCGATCGGGGGAACAGTTGTATGATTCTTTTTTGATTTCAACAGCCTGACAGGAGAGTAAAAAATATACCCCTGGGCGAAATAGAAACTAGGTACTTTCCGTTTAATGCTGGAAGACACAATCGTTATTCAGCagtgatatttaaattattttgtTCCATTTGTAAAACATGGATGTAttgcttttttttaatatgtgaCCAGAATGGTCCCCCGTTTCTATTACCAGATTGACTCGTCAATTCATGTTAATTTTTGTTTCACATTacgctatactgcccccttgtgTACACGTTAACATCACGCTGTTCCAATGCAGGCAGCCATGCAAAGATCTGCGTCCGGAAGCGGAGATACGCAGATCTGTGTATTCACACTCAATCCatcgctcactcacacactcgagGATTAAACACACCAAACCTCAAGCAGGGCTTGACAACGGAAGCTGAAACTTACTGCATCTCTGCCTTTACACAGGACGCCTATAAGTCCCAGGTGGACTtggttcatcatcatcatctaataataataataaatgaaatgtatatagtgcttaatatggtactctaagacgcatCTAGACCATTTAAAATCgaatcacataaacacacaggcctCAGCTCCGTCTGCGGTGTGGAAATGCTCATTGAACCACACGGTAGCATAAAGAAAGCGGACGTGCATTATTCTTGTGATTCAAACTTCATCTTTGGTGTGTTTCGGCAGTCACTCTCTCACATGCGCACTCACTGTCACTAGTCATTCACGCGCACACTCTCACTGTCACTAGTCCCTCACGCGCACACCGCACACCCTCTCATTGAATCACGAGCCGTATCGAGCTTAGCCGGTCACATCTAAAGACTCTTAGATCTAAGgtctttgttgtgttgtgtatattAAGAGAGGCTTTGATGTCATTTAAAGTTGATCCAAATGAGTTGTATCACATGTCGCAGTCATTAAATACGGGCTGGCCTCCTTTGTGCGGGCTGAACTTGATACGAGGAGCCAGGGAAAGGCCATGGTGAGTAGCTGTTACCCACAAGGTGCGACGTGTTGACCCGGAGGTTTGTGCTGTTACTGCAGGCCGCTGTGAACAGCTCTCCCTCCACCGACCCGGCCAACGGCAATCAAACCAACAGACCCTCCCTTGGCAGGCAGAGCTCCAGGACCACCTCCTTcagggtaacacacacatatatgcatgcactagcccacacatgcaagcacacacacttacacagacatgcacgcgccgacaaacatgtgtgtgcatgctcacgtgcgtacacacaaacacacaaacacgaacaaATGAACACACCCCTAAAAAAACACTAACAGATTATCTTCAACCACACAGATGCTGAAGAAGAAATCCGGAGAGGCGGCGCCGATACGAAGAAGGTCAGGGACTCCTTAtctataatctctctctctcgctctctctctctctctctctctctctctctctctctctctctctctctctctctctctctctctctctcgctctctcgctaaCCAACTtgtgttttgttctttttttagcTCGAGTGTTCGACTTACATCCCAGAAATTTGAATCAAACGCTGTAAGATATTTCATTTATAAGCATAAAGTCTTACAATCCTGTTTTTATTCATGGGGTGATGCATCGCATCGCATTACCTGACCTGATGACGTTATATCTTATTCTGAAGTTGTGAAGCATTAACGTTTGAATTGTACTGCATGACTCATCTTTCAAGGACCCAAATCAAGAAGATGAGAAAACGTCGAATTTCCAGAGGAAGTAAGTCTTTCTTATGATCATCTGATTTTATGTACACCTCTATGTACTCATTCTGAAGCTTATTCCATTCAACATTTTAAGTAGTCCAAAGTTATAAAGTGAAAACATACAGCCACGGCTGTATGTTGGGGATTAGCTTCTaaaggtgtgtttgtgcctcTCCTCTCCGTCGGACCAGCACCAGACAGAGGGTGTCCTCCCGCTCCATCCAGGAGAAGATGGAGCGACTGGCTCAGGCTTCACAGGTCACCTAAAGTTCCCCTACGATAAATCAATAAACAGCTGGTGTTATAATGAGGCAGTATGCAAACACTAACGTGCAAAGGCACATATTTGCACTTTTGAGATGCGATAGGTCGTAGTCACATGGCATTTGTttcctttgtctgtctgtgttaatAACTCCTGGACTTCCTTGATGGCTTCGTTTAGCCTACATGCAGACATTGTACACATGACATTGATAcacctttcctttccttctgtCAACATTGGACCACATGTTTGGCTATGTTATACTGGTATAATAATAAGTAATGTTAATTTTCTTACAAATAACAATGCACAAGATAAATATCTTAATTCTACAACCCTTTGTGAATCTAGATTCTATCCACACataatttagtatttttttctACATTGATCCTCATTCCACTTTCTGGTGACTCCTGGGACCCCTGCAGAAGCCGGAGGTGTCGCGGTTCACAGACGTCACCCAGAGGACCCTGGTCTTACTGGAAGAGGTGTCAAGGAAGAGGGATCTGTTTGAGAAGGAGCACCAGGCctccagccccaccagcccTGGAGTCTCCAGACAGGTCACTAAACAGCGAACACGGTTCATAAACACTAAAGACTATTCCCTAAACCCTAACTGTATTCAAACACCTTAAAGACTATTCACTAAAAACTATTGTTAAACACTAAAGACTATTCAATAAAAACTCAATACAAACATTTACTGCTTAACACTATTCATAAACACTAAAGACTAATACAATTCACTAAACAGTAACACTAAGCACAAAACACTAATCACCAACAAATAACCAATAGTCTATACACTATTTACTAAACACGGAACTAACACTGTAAACAAtgcaaaatcccccccccctattATAGTTTACACAGGGGCTCACCCAGGTTTTACTTTGTTTTATGTaatctgcagacacacacacaaacacacacacacacacacacacacacacacacacacacacacacacacacacacacacacacacacacacacacacacacacacacacacacacacacacacacattcttataGTTTACCTTATAGTGTTCATTGCATCTACAGGAGTTCCGCACCTTCACGTCTGGCATCTCGGATCGCATTAACCGCTGGGTCCACAAGAGCACCAAGCCAGGCTCCTCCCCCAACCCCGCGGTGAGATGACGTCTCAGACGCTGTCCGACACAGTGTCAGACAGCAAAGTTAAAACACCTTTACAATGATATATGTAGGAATGCACAGCTCACTAATGTTGTCAAGCAACCACAGAATCCTTTTTCAATCAGTCAAGACATTAGATTAAGCAGAACAGAGCAAATAATACAATAGAAAGCTATTAGAGGTTGGAGGTAGGTTACTGCTAGCACAAAGGTATTCCTTATGACAGATTAATGAGTTCACAAGCAATGCCGGGATTAGATTAATGTGAAGAAATCTTTAAAGGAGAGCAATCAGGGTCGTATcagcttgttgtgtgtgtgtatacgcgtgtgctcgtgtgtgtgtgtgcctgtggtgcTACTACACCTCACTTAATCATTGCGTTATTGTGGGTGGGTGTCCCGTCTGGGTGGAAGCATAGCGCCAATAGTAGTTGGCAGGAAACCAGAGATTAGTAATGAATCATCAATCATTCAATCAAAGGTTGATTCAATTCATCAGAAGAtatggcacacacatgcagataggAGGGCGAGACGttgaggggttgggggggtgttCTATTTTGAATCTTTTGAGAAAAATCTACAGGAATGTTGACATACAACTAACCTCTGTTATATTAGTTGTAGAATTGAAGCCATCCCCCCCAAAATTCCAGCAATAAACCGTGGTAGGACCTATGGAAGCAAGGTTAGGTGCTTTTTAACCGTAGTGTGAGCTACGAGTAGAACACGATGTTGATGTAGCCCATGAACACTAGGGGGCAGCATCGCTCCTTCTGCTGCACAACTCAGGCTGACCAGACTGACACTTTTTCCTTATTGCAGATTACTATTTTCCTATTCCTGTTCCTATCAGAGCGATTTTTTTTCCTTGATAATAACGCATAACCCTCACCCTGCTCCTCCCACTAGAACCGTCTGTTACAAAGGGTTTTCTTTCACGTACTTAACCAACAAAAGCTAAGAAAGCCATGGCCAACTTAACCTATATCccgatatatatatttgaaatgaTATTTGTCATGTTCTCAGTATGGACTCAGTGCTGTGCTCATTGCATGCAGGACCTGAGGCATGTTGATATCAGCAGCAAGAAGATCCTGTTTGAGAGCAAACACAAGGAGTGAAGGATCTGCCACGAGGGGATTCCTGGTAAGCATTCTTAAAGCACAATCAAATCTTTCAAAGTTGCTTTGGAGTTATTAGTTTTagatttgtgttttctttgtttttcttctgcAGGATTCAGAAACTGAAGTCAGAAAATGATCGAGAATGAAATGGAGGATGAACTTGTGTTGTGGTTCTTCGTGTTTATTCCTGAAGCTCTTTTGTTTTCCCATACTTGCACAGAAGAGATGCAAGTGGAGCATCTACGGTCTCAGTGGAAGGAAGttgcttttttgttttggcTTAAAGATTAGATAGATATTAGAGAAATGATTGTTTGCTTCTTGGTGGCTAAGATACGGAGTGAGAGATAAGAGACAGCAATACAGAATATATCAGTGAATAGAGTTGCACCAGTGACCCTTGTGTTTCAAGTCTTGAGTAGTTCCGTTTAACTTCAGGTGATTTAATGCACTTTGCACAGTTGAAGGCCTTTTGTCTGATAATAACTTTTCTGATTATCAGAATTTGAAATTCTGGGACCGTAAATTCTGTAAATGAGGGTTATGTTTGTGGTGAAAGTTGTTCTTCTTACTGTGCTGCCAAATTTatgttttctgttttatttGCCTTGTCTTGTATGCTTCAAAGGTAGGTTGCTGCCTGGTGACAAAATAAAATCTTTTATGACAAActgtaaatatttgtatttttggtGTTTGCTGCCACGGACGATGACCTAGCCAATGAGGAAGGCCTCCATCTGTGTTGTCTCAAAGAAGTGGGCCGAGAGGAACTCTTACTCTTTAGATAAGAGATATAGCCATGTATCTGTCTAGTGTCACCTCCAGCCCCATGCATGGTGGCCTACATGGTTAGTCtaggtgtgtacgtgtgtgtgtgtgcgcgtgtttctgcctgcctggggcagtatgtgtgtgagtgtgtttctagatgtatggtgtgtgtgtgtctaggtgtgtgcggtgtgtgtatgtgtgtgtctaggtgtatgtgtgtgtgcctttgtgtgtgtgtatgtgtaatttggtgtgtctgtgtatttgtgtgtgtatgtgtaggtatgtgtgtct harbors:
- the lad1 gene encoding ladinin-1; protein product: MRHVETLRRQRAEEDGEEVEGAGGRARVELLGDSEEEEGDGATKGGRLAAVTLAATKVSRVAPPVSLRSNGTRGSTTSGTPNRQHGNGDSTRKVPDENPSSPSSHKFVSSVCISLDSCTSPTEKSPRPAAFGPTPPASPGQPWGSPCHSPSPRGPQSPIHNGFTAEAAVNSSPSTDPANGNQTNRPSLGRQSSRTTSFRMLKKKSGEAAPIRRSSSVRLTSQKFESNADPNQEDEKTSNFQRNTRQRVSSRSIQEKMERLAQASQKPEVSRFTDVTQRTLVLLEEVSRKRDLFEKEHQASSPTSPGVSRQEFRTFTSGISDRINRWVHKSTKPGSSPNPADLRHVDISSKKILFESKHKE